In Centroberyx gerrardi isolate f3 chromosome 7, fCenGer3.hap1.cur.20231027, whole genome shotgun sequence, the sequence tCTGGTGGGGGTGTGGCCACCCGGTGAGGGGGCGGGCCTCTTGTTGCTGAGGGAGTTGTGTCGCTGCGGCAACTCGGGCGCCGCCTCGCCGCCAGGGCTGGATGGACCGTTAGTGATGCGgtagggaggagggggaggagccaaagaggaggaagaggaagtggggTTTCCCCCAGAGGTCGGAGGTCGTCTGCTGTTGCCAGGCGACGGGGGAGGTTTGGCAGGAAGGGGCGGGGTGTTGTTAGGGGTCGGGGGGAGGGGCTTTTCTCTGTTgtaggaagaggaagagggaggggagggggcgtTGCCACGgcgacagagaggaggagggggtgggggggcggaggaggagtGCTTCATGccggtggagggggaggaggccgtggaggagggggaggaggtgcaggGCGAGGAGGCCAGGTTGGGCAGCGAGGGACGCTGGGAGCGAGCCGTGTCCGTTGGCGACGAGGCCTGCGAGGAGGGGCTGTCTGCATCGTCATGGCGATGGCTGGGTGGGCGTGGCGCTGCGGCGCGGGTGGAGGGCGAGCGTCCGGTGGAACCATCTAGAATCAACAGTTGACCTCAGTGAAGAGTTCAGAACATCCACCTGCTCTCTGCTCAACAACAGGAAAACTACTCACCGCCTACTGGCCGCAGTTTGGGAACTCCGCCGTGGAACAGCCCTCCGATTGGTGGAACAGACCCTGACGGGCTTCCTGCTCCACTGCCATTGGCTCCCCCTGTTCCAGTCCCGCCTCCTTTGGGCTCTGAGAACCACAACCATTGGACAGATGAGTCAAAGTGCTGCAGCCTCAGCAGCATATCATTACTCTGCTACACTAACACTAGGACTACTTCACTCACTACTGCATGGATGTTTCTATGAGATGGGATGCTTGTATGAGATTCTACGTCAAATATTCTGTATCTTTAATGAGATGAGATGCAAAGaaatgcagtgagatgcaatgaaatgagacttaatgaaatgaaaattaatgaATTCGTTACGGTCCCACGCAGCTCCGTTTGACATCAAAAGGATAGCACAACATGTGTAACAGACAAACAGTTGTAAAACACATTAATGTATAATAAATTACATTACAGGGATATTAAGGCTGCACAGTtacttggaaaaaaacagaaattgcaGGCAATTGCAATTCAAATTaaccacaaacacattttttaggaCATTTTCTTTCAATGTGTCAAAAAGGAAATTGTGTAGAAATTATGTCCACATGCATTGCAACAGCTATTGTAATTGAATTTGGATTAATTTAATAAAAGAGACTTGAACAATATAATTTGCCAGTACTGTGCAGCCTTAAGGTCTTCACCCTCTGTATAACGGGCCGGATACTTAAAGATGTCTGCCACCCAGTTCCATGTACTCCTCCATTAAAGCTGTGCAGTTAAACATGAAGCTTTATAACAGCAAGCAACAGACAGCAACAGACAGCAACAGACAGCTAGCGAGTGAGCTAAGCAGCCACAATGTGCTTCTGAACCGTTATACTGTCATACTACTGATCTGCCTGCATTTCCACTCTTACTGTTAGCTGTGTTATGTAGATTTTCATTAAATTCAGCATTGTAGGACTTGTGGAGGACTGTAAAGAGTTTCCATTCAGAAACACTGTGTATTCACTTTGGGACAAAAATATTACTTGATGTccattgctcaatatttaacAAATACTGATGCGTACATCCTCAAACTGTTACCATCTTGTAAGTAAAGACCTACAGACAGCCGGTTACTTCATGTTTCATAATGTGTTCTACTTTCATTACAGCAGTCAGAAGGTAAGAAAAGGTGTCTCTTATTTCCAAATGTCAGATCACTTTGACATGAAACTCTTTATAGCATCAAACTGGAAAGCAGACATGTTTAGGCCCCACCCACCCCCAGTCATAGCTGATATTTCCTCAAGCCCATGAGCAAACACAGTAGCAAGCATGATCAATAACATCAGCGATAGCCTCTATGCAGGATGCTCCAAGCTTTGTTCTAGCCAGCCGTTCCACTGCCTGTCCGTAAGATCCAGAGTCTGAGGCCGgatcaaaaaacacacacacagtttgaatGCTATGGTACGGtccaagctagctagctagctagctaaaatgAAAATACGTAAAGCCGTACTTTGATGAATATTCTCAAGCTTTCGATCAAATATTAGCCCCAATTTACAAGgcatcagtaaaaaaaacaataaaaaacaaagcaaaaatgcGTTATCAGAAAATAACACACTAAAGATAATAAAAAGTGATGAGAtaagaataacaataaaaacaacatagcAGATGTGAAGGGACAGTAAGAAGACAAACAGCTCATGAActacaaaaaaatgcaaacattCAAACAGATTTGCATGAACCAATGGACTTAAGTCTTAAATCTAATCTGATGTTTGTTCCATTTGAAAGATGCACAACGCCTAAAGGTAAATGTATCCAGATCGGTCCTGATATGTGGTCTATCTGGGACCAGACAACAGCTTTCAGCCAGTCAGTCTAACTGCTCAAACATTTCTTCCATCTGCATGATCATTTTAGAGACACGGGATCAATATCCAGTTACAACTATTGTCACAacgctgtggctctgacctttgcactcctggTTATCCATTATATTGTTTGACGGTCTAGCTTATTAAGTCGTGAGATAGGACTTTTATTTCTCCCGCTCAAACACAAAACGCAGCTGTGAGCATCactagcaacagagagagagcaagaggtccGAGGGCGCGAGGAGAGTTATCATTACAACAAAACCATTTAATTCGTGTTAGCTAGCTCACCTGAAGCAACAAAGGAAATaatattgtaaaaataaaaacacacaagatgaaGTTAGCGACTTCTCTGCCTGCtcttgaggaagaggatgaggagactGTTCTGAACCGGAGGATGTAGCTAAAGTTACTAACTAGGAAACTATAAGAGGCTGATTGTTTTTTCTGCCTGACACTGATGTGATGAAGTTGAGATTTGTTCAACTTGGAGCGCCCAAAGTCATGCCGCATCCAAAACTCAAGGTGCATAGCTTGGAGGAGACGCACACCTGGAGCGACCAAACTATTGAAATGATCTGAAAAAAGGCACAGACGCGTTAAAAGCCTCCTATGTGATCACAGCCTGATACaagctgctctggataagagttcTGCAGCAGTGGCTGGTGCATCAACAGGCCAACAGGCTTTCACCTTGCAAGAAGAGGTGGAAACAGTTTAGTTCCTGGCCTAATTTGCCTTCAGGGCCTAAATAATGGAAGATGCTCTATAGTCCAGCATGGACCTAAAAGTAGCCCGGACCAATTTTTAGCCAGTTACAAAGGAGGCTAATTtatcataaaaaataataataatacattttttttttttttttactgattttCCTAACCAACTTGTCTCTGCGTCAGAACAGCATTCAAACAGTGAGGGACTGATAAATTGGATTATTTGGTTTTCAAATCGTTGCATCAGCAGATGCCGAGCCAACACAGACTTACAGCAAGctattattaaaaaaacataataatcaCAACTAAACTTCTCTGAAACACTGCCTCGTCATCTTCGAAGGCTTTCTCAGTGTTTGGACTTCTACCTATCATTAGTCCAGAGGTTTGAAAGTTTGATTTAGTCCAGCTTTGCAAATGacaatgttttattgttatggAGCATTTAATCctattctgtctgtctgggaaAACTTTAATCTGAAGGTTTAATCGGTCAATTCAAGGTCTGCCAACTGTATcgcaacatttaaaaaaaaccaaaaaacaccTCAGCTAGATTGTGGACAGGAAACAAGGCGGCTGGCTAAAGAAGAAACCTTGCACCTTGCATACAGCCTGTCGGTGAGAAGGTGCAAGGTGTGCTCTTACTCTCTAGTGACATGGGAGCGCTCCTATCGCTGGCCagcttcttctgctcctctgacGGTGGCGGCTGCTGTTTTGGTTGCTGGTTTAAGTATTGGTATAACCGAATGTATGGGTGCTCTGATGGTGCTGGTGTTTGGGTCTTACTCTCTAGCAGCGGGGCGCTGCGGTCGCTGACCACCGCCACCTTCCTCAGCCTGGTGCCTTTGCAGATGTCGGAGAGCAGGGCACCGCGACCTTTGGCCTCCTCTCGGTTCAGCTTGGGAGGGGTGGTGTTGgcctggggaggggggggagggaaagaaggagagcgagacagagggagaggggaaagaggagagagcggTAGATGGAAAGAGGGGGAGTGAGATTATAGGGGGGCATCAAAATAATAGTCTGAATAAAGTAcgataaaacacattttcaaagtaTAGAATTCCCTAATTGGTTTCAGATCAtattttgtgagagattttaattagtatGTGCTTTTTATCAGTATTTTTTCCATGTATCAATAActataacacaacacaatataattatatttaaagacaatacacaataatattgaattctTGCCCAGCTTTTCTTCAATCATTTTACAAGCTCTGGCCTCTTGTCTCTTTATTAAATGTTTCACACAGCTTTCATTCTTTTTCCTACGCTCTGATGGAGGCTGTATAGGCCGAAACGCGTCagcattgttgtgtgtgtgccaaaaaATGCAAGTGAAAAGTAATTACTCTGCCATagtacttttatttttggatgcATTTGGATATGTATATCAATTATTTTGGCTGATAAAATTATTCTTGGTAGTTAAGTAGTTTGGTTTACCAGCAgtccttggcaggtgagccaaaaagtgaATTTCGGACACTGCCTGCACCTACAGTTGGGCTTCAACACACTGTACTTCACGGCAATAATTTCTAAACCCTCTATTGGTCTCAGCAACAATAAACTATAAGGACAGATGACCCTACTGGCTTGAAACGGTCCGCTCAGCAGCTAAGAAGCCAAACTGTAGCACCAATCATAAGCTGAAGGGACGACTGACCCTGccgaaacaaaacagaaaagaactGGAGCGGCAAGAATACCTGCTGAAAGATAATGTTGTGGCAGTTGCGTGTCTAACACTTCAAATCTCGAAAATCCTTATAATCCTTCTAAAAGCAATCCATCTCTGACTAACGTCACCCACgtctctcctcatctcatcCAGCCAGGACTACAGGCCGGCAGCTCGTTAGGGAAATCAGCTCATGTGTGAAGAacgagaggatgaggatgggccgagagagaggaggagaagatgatgaagagggggaggatgggaagataatgaggaagatgaggaagggggggaggaagaaCGAGAAGACGACTAGCAGGGAAGGAGTGGGTGAAGTAAATTAGGAGGAAGAGGGATAcagatgagggagaggaagagaacgaCAAAAGAatgaagagggagaagggaggagagataagagggatgagggagaggaagagaggataatcgaggaagaggaggatggagaaggagaTGGGGATGAATAAAGGCCtgaaaaggagggagggtgaggaaaacgaggagaaaatgaggaagggatgaggaaagacagggagatgggaggagaggagatcaaggatgaggaggagaaagagggattaGGAGGAAATGGGATAGTGgtgattaagtgtgtgtgtgtgtgtgtgtggtggacgTGCTCACCTGGCTGAAGGTGGGcggaggtggagggccccccgggggaggagggggagggggaggaatgGGCATCCTTTTACCGtcagccacagacagacagcggacgatacacacacacacacacacacacctgggtcacctgcaacacacacacacaacgcattACTATGGGGAACATACGCATAGGCAAGCACGAGCAATGGATGTAAATGACCGTGCTAAGCCAAGACTAACCCTAACTTTAGCCAATTGAGAAGTGAGAAGTATTTTAGTTAAtatgattgattgtgttttcCGCATCTTTCTGTCCTTATATGGACAggagcacaacacacacacacacacacacacacacagacagacagacagacacagcagcaccagcagcagcaatacAACACAGCATATGACTGTGCGACAGGAATAGTACAATTTGCATTGTTTAGAGTTTTTATCGTCAACATGTTTGCAAATAAATCAAAGCTAGCAAGTTAACTTTGCCATTGCAAGTGCTTTAGCTAACATTCTTCCCTCGACATCTCAAATTCTCTGTATCTATTAATGCTATCTACCTAAACAATTTCACAGATTTTAGCCTGCACATTAATCAAAAAATATATCAGCTTTCTAGCTGCAGGCTAGCTAAGTTAGCATCACACACCATCAATAACGGCCTGGCTCGCAACCACTGCaggcagctagcgttagcttggCTGTCAAGCTAGCTGGTAGCCGTTAGTATTATAAGCAAGATAAAAAAGCTAGACGCTCTCCTCTCATATCACGAGCTGGCTGGACAGTCTGGTCATTTTCTACATGACAGACACAGGCCGTCTTGCTAGCTAGATAGGAGTGATGGAACTGTCAACCTTAAAGTTAGACAGGCGCTCAGTTCACTAGCCTAGCTaactagcattagcattagcaaccCGTGCCAGCGCATCATCAAAACATATCAAGTCTGCATCAATGGAGACAAAACCTACCGATGAATATTAGCGGCCCATTCGTTCGACCCGTTGATATTTAACTCATATTTATGTGATTGTTCTGTGTTTATATTTCATAATAAGTGTAAGATATTTAACTGCATTTAACAGCATCTACATTTCTGCATAAACCCTGTCCTGTCTTGCAGCagatctgtgtgtttctctccagCCAACACGCACGCAGCGCATGACCAGTCTGAGCGGAAACGCGCTGCTGtgcatacaaaacacacaaaacacgaCGTGCCGAACAGCCGCGAGCTGCAGACTGACGGTTAGAAATGTTGTTGTTAACGGATAATTTAAATGCATGCACGTGTACTGCATTAAAATAGGAGAcaacataaaaatatttaatgagACAACAcaggattttattttgtgtaattTGGACGCATGACAAACAGAGGGCGTCACTGGCTCACGTACGTGACGCGTCATCGTGAACCGGCCAATCAGCTCTCACGTCGTACCGCCGATATTTGAAAACAGAAATGGCCGTTGCTGAAGCGTAAGCCTCTTCAAAATTCATACATTAAGTCACATAATGTAGTTAACTTTAGAGATGTAGATAGCCAGTCGCTGTTTAAAGCGTAGACCGGTGTCTTTCCCTTTCAAACGATATATAATTCGTAACTGCAATAGCTGAAAACATGAGAATGGCCGTAAAACACAgacagtaacgttagctaactgacGCTACTGGCTGTACATTATCCCAGCGGTCTGATAATCAGAAATATGAAGTAATATAATGTCTTTCATTGGCCGGTTAAAACTGAGTATTGAACAAAGCGTTGTAACAAGTGACGTTGTGATATATGAAGCGGTGTTTTTAGTTGCAGGCTGCTGGACCGATGCGACCCTGCTCTGCTGGACCTGTATGGAGACCCGGAGCTGACTGACAGTGTGGAGGCGGCGAGGAGGGTCCTCTACCTgatggtctgtctgtctgtcggtctgtctgcatgtctgtgtatctctgtctgtctctgtctgcatgtctgtgtatctctgtctgtcggtctctgtctgcatgtctgtgtatctctgtctgcatgtctgtgtatctctgtctgtctgtctctgtctgcatgtctgtgtatctctgtctgtctgtctctgtctgcatgtctgtctggctctccttcagcctgtttctctctcatagtctctcttgctctccatctctttcatctctcctgtctcccatttctctccctctctctctctctgacgcaGATCATGAAGTCTTTGTGTGACTCTCTGACAGTGATGGAAAGATACTAAAACGTCCTActccagtagaagtactgttaactctgctgatattttactgaagtagaagtaaaagtactggtgtaaaaatctacttcagtaaaagtaaaaagtgtctcatttaaaatgtcctcagagtaaaagttcctgagttcctctttagaaaagagaacgttgtcagctgtgatcttttccatgtgattctaaaaggagagaggtcagagttcaaactagattcttttaactggaaacattagaaatgagaaaataaagtgcagaaacaaagtaaagtcagattcctcttctcactgtgaatggatccacagtttgatccagtttctgttgctgatggagagacaaaaaaatctgtcctctgtaaCAATACCTGTGGTAATAATAcagtagtgaagtacaataatTCAGCAAAAAcgtactgaagtaaaagtaaaattacttaCTTtacagtacacaaaaaagctactcaattacagtaatgtgaataaatgtaattagttacttccacccttgctatCGGAACTATTCTGCATCTGTCTTTGCGAGAACTGAGGTTTGGgttttaattgtgtgtgtgtgtgtgtgtgtgtgtgtgtgtgtgtgtgtgtgcatgcaggacAGCCGTCGTGTCCAGAAGGTTCTGTGGCGTCAGCTGTCTGTCCTGGACTCCATGACGACTCTACTGGAGGGACTGGAGTCTGTCCAGCACCTGCTGACACAGCCATGCCCCGCCCaccctggtacacacacacacacacacacacacacacacaccaaacactggAACTAACTATTTATAAGCCAGATGCATTAATGGAGGCCTGAGGTTGCGagatttctcctctcttcctcttctctttttcctgtcttcctcatcctcctctcttcttctcttcctcttctcattatgcctccgcgccggcgacagccgtggccggaggcatgatgttttcgggttgtccgtctgtccgtcccattctcgtgaacgcaATAtgtcaggaacgccttgagggaatttcttcaaatttggcacaaacgtccacttggactcaaggatgaactgatcagaatttggtggtcaaaggtcaaggtcactgtgacctcacaaaagacgtttttggccataactcaagaattcatacgctgATCATGataaaatttcacacaaatgtctaataggataaaatgatgaagtgatgacattttatatccaa encodes:
- the LOC139910838 gene encoding LOW QUALITY PROTEIN: WAS/WASL-interacting protein family member 2 (The sequence of the model RefSeq protein was modified relative to this genomic sequence to represent the inferred CDS: deleted 1 base in 1 codon), with the protein product MPIPPPPPPPPGGPPPPPTFSQANTTPPKLNREEAKGRGALLSDICKGTRLRKVAVVSDRSAPLLEKPKGGGTGTGGANGSGAGSPSGSVPPIGGLFHGGVPKLRPVGDGSTGRSPSTRAAAPRPPSHRHDDADSPSSQASSPTDTARSQRPSLPNLASSPCTSSPSSTASSPSTGMKHSSSAPPPPPPLCRRGNAPSPPSSSSYNREKPLPPTPNNTPPLPAKPPPSPGNSRRPPTSGGNPTSSSSSLAPPPPPYRITNGPSSPGGEAAPELPQRHNSLSNKRPAPSPGGHTPTRGPAPPPPPPPASPTPSQQGVNRPPPPVREPPGRGAAPPVPGQASSRAGGREAPPPPPYRTHGSPSLSSDPPTRGKPPPPPSRTPAGPPPPPPPLRNGHSSSIPRSFVDDFESKYSFHSLDDFPPPDEYRHFTKIYPSKANRVMRGAPPLPPVGR